The following DNA comes from Miscanthus floridulus cultivar M001 chromosome 5, ASM1932011v1, whole genome shotgun sequence.
gtttagGAGTCCGAGTGGAGGAAGATCCGACTTCTTGAAGGGATTCTGTGCGTACTctaagttgtattcttgataggtcagGGCCGCGTTCTTAAGtcccatcggaaaagaactcggtttcccgaaaggactcggataagactccaactTGAATGCGGAGCtcgaattcgagtcggatgcgcaaagctgCGGAACCTGAGTTGAATCAGACACTATAAGCCGCGCGAATCCTCCGGAAATTTGATCTGTCATGGTCGTCGAAATAGAATCGTCTTCATGGTGTTTCGAATCCTCGAGGAGACAACTTTAGAGCTTGTCattgttgtccgcctcgcagatccatgagccgaagatgaaagttgatcccgttgagaagatcatgttgttgaggtccatcgagctctcggatgcaaattcgccgaaagcccctacctggcgcgctagctgtcgatgtttgaccaccgatagcctgccatgggggtccccgaggcagtatgttcgggcttcagcgtatgcagaactcgatggtgaacgcaagagacgaacgacttatcctggttcggaccctcgatcgttgatcgagtaacagccctacgtccagccggcgttagcctctacgttggattgattatgaagtgtcgtacaattgttgttctgttgtccctcccaggagccctgccctcctttatatagtcaggaggccagagtcctagtcggtttacaatgagagttcatagtaggattactgaatagtactactactaagattacatgggaagaatcctagttagactagatcttctctctcccttgcggggtatcctgtgggtcccgcatcgataggtatggatgggtagcttgacctaggtgagtctagtgagttaggtgtggtgcacacttgctaaatccaacactaggtagctcctaaaaagcccttagatctattggagcaaacttcattcacgtatgatcgagagttggaagtgaatggagggtcaaatgctgaccggacgttggttccggagtgaccggacgctgccgcagagtccggtcagttcatttgatcaaggtgattttgtctggtgtgaccggacgctgggtctcagcatccggtcgactccagtaaggttctagagagggaaaatcgtgactggacgcgtccggtcacaacttaaacactggagttcggggagagctgaccggagcgtccagtcaacatgactggagcgtccggttaccccgcagaggcacataacggttcgtttttcaaccaaggttataaatactttctctattcgtgtgagggggtacttttgctcattccaacagctgagaaacacctttgagagtgccaagaagagcaaggtcctagtgaggtgattgagattggagaatcccaaagagagccctcattagtgaaagtaagagtagcaaagtgtgcatccatccttctcattaggcttgtcgtggtcaggtgagagttcgtgcttgttactcttggtgatcgccgtcacctagacggtttggtggtgattgggagcttggtgatcatccggcggaacTTGTGGacgacctaactcaagttgtgagcggttgtgggtgattcaccgcgacggagtgtcaaagaatcaacccatagagagcacttgatccttgcgcggatcaagggggagctacacccttgcgcgggtgctccaacgatgaCTAGTGGGGAGCGACgattctccgatacctcggtaaaacatcgccgcgttcctcattctctctttactttgagcatttattttgaacaattcaattcttgttatttacattcatagaattgccatgctagagtaggattggaacataggttgctaaacttttgtacggtagatcaatagaaacactttctaggcataagatattaattgggctaaccgtataacttaattattgcaaagaaatttagaattagtccaattcatcctcctcttgggcatcttgattctttcaatAATGTAGAGCATTGCAGCGATCGCCGACTCAATCGTTAGAGTTGAAAATTCGAGCAGGTGGCTTGAATCTTTCAATGGGCTGCAATAGATAATGATGTGTCCAAACATGGAGATCGGGTTGACGGCGGCTGGTTGCTGTTGTTCAATAGAGGTCGGTCATGCATGACGACTAGTTTCGATAGTGTGGTTGGAGGATGTCATGGAAGAAGATGGTGGTTTTAACTCGAAAACAGACTCGTGGACAGATTAACGGGTGGTCCATTCCATGAGAATAAACCTAGTAGATAGAAAATAATGAGAAAATTAATTTACTGCAAATAGAATTTTACAAGCTAACCTTTTGATTAGTAGGATTGTAAGAACGAATAACATGTAGGCATGTAGGCAATAATGGAAAAGGACGATGCGAATTTGGCACCAATTTAATCTAGCCCTACACGGCGGCGCGATCCAAATGCAGTATATGTCTCGCGGCTACTTGCAGGTACGTGTTTAGTTCTTTCCGCGAGGAGGTATGTGTTGACTGACGTGCTCGAAGTTCAAGCTACACTACAAGTACAATAAAATATGATTGTTTGGAGGTAAGTCGCATCATGCCATACATCAAGAAGACGCACGCATCGATTGCATCGGTCGATAGCTATCTATATAGTAAAGGCCATCAGCATGCCATTGCACTGTCGAGGAATAACCACAGCTGACAGCATAGAAGAGCTCAGCAGCTGAAAGGGTCTGCCCATATGGCGAACTCACCAACGCCGCCTGCCATGATCCCGACGGCGGTCTTGGCTCTCGGGCTCGCATTCCTGATCTGCGCCGGCAGGCCCACGGCCGCGCAGGACTGCCGCTGCCagccaggcttttgctgcagcAAGTTCGGTTACTGCGGCAAGACCTGCGACTACTGCGGCGAGGGGTGCAAGTCGGGCCCGTGCTGGGGCTCAGGAGGAGACCACGGCGCGTCTGTGGCGAGCGTCGTCACCGAGTCCTTCTTCAACGGCATCAAGTCCCATGCCGGGAGCTGGTGCGAGGGCATAGGCTTCTACACGCGAAGCGCGTTCCTCAAGGCCGTCGCCGCGTACCCGGGCTTCGCGCATGGCGGCTCGGAGGTCGAGGGCAAGCGCGAGATTGCCGCCTTCTTCGCGCATGTCACGCACGAGACCTGGCGTAAGTAGCGGATTCTTGAGGCATCTAAACCCTTGTTTGCTGGCTGCGCTCTTTTCGTATGCACCTACTGGTCTCTTGATGCATGAGAGTGTTTGTGTTTGCATGTATGTGCGTCCATGACAACAGATTTATGCTACATCAACGAGATCGACGTGGCGAAATACTGCGACTGGGAGAGTGAGAAGCAGTGGCCGTGCTACCCGATGCAGGGGTACTACGGGCGCGGCCCGCTG
Coding sequences within:
- the LOC136452141 gene encoding endochitinase A-like — encoded protein: MANSPTPPAMIPTAVLALGLAFLICAGRPTAAQDCRCQPGFCCSKFGYCGKTCDYCGEGCKSGPCWGSGGDHGASVASVVTESFFNGIKSHAGSWCEGIGFYTRSAFLKAVAAYPGFAHGGSEVEGKREIAAFFAHVTHETWHLCYINEIDVAKYCDWESEKQWPCYPMQGYYGRGPLQLSWNYNYGPAGRSLGFDGLQDPDRVAQDPVLSFKSALWYWMENMHQLMSQGFGATIRAINGFDECHGGKNTAEMKDRVRFYLEYCHHFDIHPGSDLTC